A genomic window from Agrobacterium tumefaciens includes:
- a CDS encoding glycosyl transferase family 1: MTHVLYLAHDLSDPAIRRRVLTLLAGGARVTLAGFRRGNNRLAGIDGLMPVVLGETADGQFLQRMAAVAKASLSLGKTLGGIPVPDVILARNLEMLALAKRAMSIYAGQPALVYECLDIHRLLLNKGKPGQLLNAAQRYFARDAKLLVTSSPAFVEHYFKPVSGLNLPVLLQENKVLALDATVAATPQPRAPAPGEPWKIGWFGALRCRKSLEILAEFARQMEGKVEIILRGRPAYSEFADFDGFVAAAPHVHFHGPYKNPEDLAAIYNEVQFTWAIDFFEEGQNSSWLLPNRLYEGCLYGTLPIALAGTETARFIEKRDIGIVLNKAQPDDLATLFGQMDPQTYTNAFNTLSATDGKQWLTDRDDCRLLVQQLSSLAKSASGHAREAQFSPV; the protein is encoded by the coding sequence ATGACCCATGTCCTTTATCTCGCGCATGATCTGTCGGACCCCGCCATTCGCCGGCGGGTGCTGACCTTGCTTGCGGGTGGGGCGCGGGTGACGCTGGCCGGCTTCCGGCGCGGAAATAACCGGCTTGCGGGTATCGACGGCCTCATGCCCGTCGTGCTTGGGGAAACCGCCGACGGGCAGTTTCTGCAGCGCATGGCGGCGGTGGCGAAAGCCAGCCTCTCGCTTGGCAAGACCTTGGGCGGCATTCCGGTTCCCGATGTCATTCTTGCCAGAAACCTGGAAATGCTGGCGCTGGCAAAGCGGGCCATGTCGATCTATGCCGGGCAACCGGCGCTGGTTTATGAATGTCTCGACATTCACCGCCTGCTTCTCAACAAGGGCAAGCCCGGACAGCTGCTGAATGCTGCCCAGCGTTATTTCGCACGCGATGCCAAGCTGCTGGTGACGAGTTCCCCGGCCTTCGTGGAGCATTATTTCAAACCGGTCTCGGGCCTCAACCTTCCGGTACTGCTTCAGGAAAACAAGGTTCTGGCGCTTGACGCCACCGTTGCCGCCACACCGCAACCACGCGCTCCCGCGCCCGGCGAACCATGGAAAATCGGCTGGTTCGGTGCGCTTCGCTGCCGCAAATCGCTCGAAATCCTCGCTGAATTTGCCCGCCAAATGGAGGGCAAGGTCGAAATCATCCTGCGCGGCCGGCCAGCCTATTCGGAATTTGCCGATTTCGACGGCTTCGTTGCCGCTGCCCCGCACGTGCATTTCCATGGGCCTTACAAGAACCCCGAAGACCTTGCCGCCATCTATAACGAGGTGCAGTTCACCTGGGCGATCGACTTTTTCGAGGAAGGCCAGAATTCCAGCTGGCTGCTGCCCAACCGGCTTTATGAGGGCTGCCTTTACGGCACCTTGCCAATTGCGCTTGCCGGCACGGAAACCGCCCGTTTCATTGAAAAGCGCGATATCGGCATCGTTCTGAACAAAGCGCAACCGGACGATCTGGCTACCCTGTTCGGCCAGATGGACCCGCAAACCTATACGAACGCCTTCAACACCCTCTCGGCGACAGACGGGAAACAATGGCTGACCGACCGCGACGATTGCCGTCTGCTGGTGCAGCAATTGTCCTCTCTTGCCAAATCCGCTTCCGGCCATGCCCGTGAAGCGCAGTTTTCACCCGTGTAG
- a CDS encoding polysaccharide pyruvyl transferase family protein has protein sequence MKPYHWESHHGNFGDDLNLWLWDFLLPGLRDVHDDVMLVGVGTVLNDTLLPAKQRKLVIGSGYGYGAVPDTGTGFWDIRCVRGEKTAAKLGLAPEMGIVDPAVMVTEMPDFKGLPKLHKKTFVPHWESAEFGMWETVCEPAGLTYLDPRGEAKSVIRAIAQSEFIVAESMHGAILADAFRVPWVAVSTSPSINSFKWSDWAGTVGVEYQPRYVPVSTRAEAAKKGSRFWGMNFPPPPAPVIAETGSVSAHGGPAHEGDVLVRPQESQSTSLRKLAKQVLAAPSTLALWQASRAEPRLSPDGRLEERKERFSVVLETIKRDYL, from the coding sequence ATGAAACCTTACCACTGGGAATCGCATCACGGCAATTTCGGTGACGATCTCAATCTGTGGCTGTGGGATTTTCTGCTTCCAGGCCTGCGCGACGTGCATGACGACGTCATGCTTGTCGGCGTCGGCACCGTGCTGAACGACACCCTGCTGCCGGCAAAACAGCGCAAGCTGGTCATCGGCAGCGGTTATGGCTATGGCGCGGTGCCGGATACGGGCACCGGGTTCTGGGATATTCGCTGCGTGCGCGGCGAAAAAACCGCCGCCAAGCTCGGGCTTGCGCCGGAAATGGGCATCGTCGATCCCGCCGTCATGGTCACCGAGATGCCGGACTTCAAAGGCCTGCCGAAACTCCACAAGAAGACCTTCGTTCCCCATTGGGAGTCGGCGGAATTTGGCATGTGGGAAACGGTCTGTGAACCGGCGGGGCTGACCTATCTAGACCCGCGCGGCGAGGCGAAATCGGTCATCCGTGCCATTGCCCAATCGGAATTCATCGTCGCCGAATCCATGCATGGCGCAATCCTTGCCGATGCGTTCCGCGTGCCATGGGTCGCAGTCAGCACATCCCCCTCGATCAACAGCTTCAAATGGAGTGATTGGGCAGGCACCGTCGGCGTGGAATATCAGCCGCGTTACGTGCCTGTTTCCACCCGTGCCGAGGCGGCAAAAAAGGGCTCGCGCTTCTGGGGCATGAATTTTCCGCCGCCGCCAGCCCCCGTCATTGCCGAGACCGGCTCCGTTTCGGCGCATGGGGGCCCGGCGCATGAAGGCGATGTGCTGGTCAGGCCGCAGGAAAGCCAGTCAACGTCGTTGCGCAAGCTGGCCAAGCAGGTTCTGGCTGCCCCTTCCACGCTCGCGCTCTGGCAGGCAAGCCGGGCGGAACCACGTCTCAGCCCGGATGGCAGGCTGGAAGAGCGCAAGGAGCGTTTTTCCGTCGTTCTGGAAACGATCAAGCGCGATTATCTTTGA
- a CDS encoding glycoside hydrolase family 16 protein — MTTFVTRVQTRIFLAAALSATAFAAPIHAQEGNGTSFIENFDSMDRSFWYVSDGWNNGAHQNCTWSKKLATVENGQLTLGFEEAKAGERNFACGEIQTKGRYRYGTYEARMKAATGSGLNSAFFTYIGPTDKKPHDEIDFEVLGKNTGKVQLNQYISAKGGNEKLVPVEGGADAGFNDYAFVWEPQRLRYYVNGKLVHEVTDETKIPQSAQKIFFSLWGTDTLKDWMGAFSYSGATQMIVDRFAFTALGDKCQFPESIACALN, encoded by the coding sequence ATGACAACATTTGTCACCCGCGTTCAGACACGCATCTTTCTTGCCGCAGCTCTTTCGGCCACAGCCTTTGCAGCGCCGATCCATGCGCAGGAAGGCAACGGCACGTCCTTCATCGAGAACTTCGATTCCATGGACAGGTCCTTCTGGTACGTTTCCGACGGCTGGAACAATGGCGCGCATCAGAACTGCACCTGGTCGAAGAAACTGGCGACGGTGGAAAACGGCCAGCTGACACTCGGTTTTGAAGAAGCCAAGGCGGGCGAGCGCAACTTCGCCTGCGGTGAAATCCAGACCAAGGGGCGGTATCGCTACGGCACCTATGAGGCACGCATGAAGGCCGCCACCGGCTCGGGTCTGAACTCGGCCTTCTTCACCTATATCGGCCCGACCGACAAGAAACCGCACGATGAAATCGATTTCGAGGTGCTGGGCAAGAATACGGGCAAGGTGCAGCTCAACCAGTATATCTCTGCCAAGGGCGGTAACGAAAAACTGGTACCGGTGGAAGGCGGAGCCGATGCCGGCTTTAACGATTACGCCTTCGTCTGGGAGCCTCAGCGCCTGCGTTATTACGTCAACGGCAAGCTCGTCCATGAAGTGACGGACGAGACGAAAATCCCGCAAAGTGCCCAGAAGATTTTCTTCAGCCTGTGGGGCACCGACACGCTGAAGGACTGGATGGGCGCCTTTTCCTATTCCGGCGCAACGCAAATGATCGTTGACCGGTTTGCCTTCACGGCGCTCGGCGACAAATGCCAGTTCCCGGAATCCATCGCCTGCGCCCTCAACTGA
- a CDS encoding glycosyltransferase family 2 protein: MARFTVVIPYYQKQHGILGRALASVFAQTYQDFDLVIVDDESPYPIESELAELSQGEKDRILVIKQANGGPGGARNTGLDNVPDGSDYVAFLDSDDIWTPDHLRNAAFALETYGGECYWASMQASDEFYYHFAISELEKNEGAARLSEKPLVIELPDLASVMLRNWSFLHLSCMVIGRSLFEKIRFDPALRLAAEDVLFFCDSILASKRTLLCDDAGAMRGMGVNIFHSIDNASPEFLRQQFNTWVALDTLEGRFSRRPADVASIASYKNTARKQALWSQAGNLKRRKIPEFGLLLKWAMRDPALLRAAFELGAGKIVRTR, translated from the coding sequence ATGGCAAGATTTACTGTCGTCATTCCCTATTACCAAAAGCAGCACGGAATTCTTGGACGTGCACTCGCATCGGTTTTTGCGCAGACTTACCAGGATTTCGATCTTGTCATCGTCGATGACGAATCGCCATATCCGATCGAAAGCGAACTTGCGGAACTTTCGCAGGGTGAGAAAGACCGGATTCTTGTCATTAAGCAGGCCAATGGCGGGCCTGGCGGCGCGCGCAATACCGGTCTCGACAATGTGCCTGATGGTAGCGATTACGTAGCTTTTCTCGATTCGGACGATATCTGGACACCCGATCATCTGCGCAATGCCGCCTTCGCGCTAGAGACCTATGGCGGCGAGTGCTATTGGGCGTCGATGCAGGCAAGTGACGAATTTTATTACCATTTCGCCATTTCAGAATTGGAAAAGAACGAAGGTGCGGCAAGGCTTTCCGAGAAGCCGCTGGTGATCGAACTCCCGGATCTCGCAAGCGTCATGCTGCGGAACTGGAGTTTCCTGCACCTCTCCTGCATGGTGATTGGCCGTTCGCTTTTTGAAAAGATACGCTTCGATCCGGCGCTGAGATTGGCTGCGGAAGATGTACTGTTTTTCTGCGATTCCATCCTTGCATCGAAGCGGACGCTGCTCTGTGACGATGCCGGTGCGATGCGCGGCATGGGGGTCAATATCTTCCACAGCATCGATAACGCCTCGCCGGAATTCCTGCGTCAGCAGTTCAATACCTGGGTGGCGCTCGACACTCTGGAGGGACGTTTTTCCCGCCGGCCGGCCGATGTGGCGTCGATCGCTTCCTATAAAAACACGGCCCGCAAACAGGCGCTGTGGAGCCAGGCGGGCAATCTGAAACGGCGTAAAATTCCCGAATTCGGGCTGCTCTTGAAATGGGCAATGCGCGATCCCGCACTGCTGCGCGCCGCTTTTGAGCTCGGCGCAGGAAAAATCGTTCGTACAAGATGA
- a CDS encoding glycosyltransferase family 2 protein, whose protein sequence is MGNLSSPPDITFVIAAYNAADTIEAAVQSALDQQGVTLEVVVVDDRSADDTIALVEGIAIIDPRVRLLALAENLGPGGARNAGIEAATGRWIAVLDSDDVIRPERSACMMCRAEAANAAIAVDNLDVVYTDGRPMETMFPEEFLEERPVLTLEDFISSNILFRATFNFGYMKPMFRRDFLNVEGLRFREDIRIGEDYILLASALAAGGLCVIEPKPGYVYNIREGSISRVLELHHVEAMMRADQEFLSHYTLLPAAMDAQQARARSLRLAHNFLTLVENIKSRSVLGALKTTIRDPAVLGHLRMPIAVRLRRLRDAMFAPAANTGVKRQIS, encoded by the coding sequence ATGGGAAACCTTTCCTCGCCGCCCGATATCACCTTCGTCATCGCCGCCTATAATGCCGCCGATACGATTGAAGCCGCCGTTCAAAGCGCGCTCGACCAGCAGGGTGTGACGCTGGAAGTCGTCGTCGTGGATGACCGTTCCGCCGATGACACCATTGCGCTCGTAGAAGGTATCGCCATCATCGATCCGCGTGTCCGTCTGCTTGCTCTCGCAGAAAACCTCGGTCCGGGCGGTGCACGCAATGCCGGTATCGAAGCCGCAACCGGACGCTGGATCGCGGTGCTCGATTCCGACGATGTCATCCGCCCGGAGCGCTCCGCCTGCATGATGTGCCGGGCGGAAGCCGCCAATGCGGCAATTGCGGTCGATAATCTCGATGTCGTCTATACTGACGGCAGGCCCATGGAGACGATGTTTCCGGAAGAATTTCTGGAGGAACGGCCGGTTCTCACGCTCGAGGACTTCATCTCCTCCAACATTCTTTTCCGCGCCACCTTCAACTTCGGCTACATGAAGCCGATGTTCCGGCGCGATTTCCTCAATGTCGAGGGACTGCGCTTCCGCGAGGATATCCGCATCGGCGAGGATTATATCCTGCTCGCCTCGGCGCTCGCCGCCGGCGGTCTTTGCGTCATCGAACCGAAGCCGGGTTATGTCTACAATATCCGCGAAGGCTCGATTTCGCGCGTGCTCGAACTTCATCACGTCGAAGCGATGATGCGGGCGGATCAGGAATTCCTCAGCCATTACACTTTGCTGCCCGCCGCCATGGATGCGCAGCAGGCGAGAGCCCGCAGCCTGCGGCTGGCGCATAATTTTTTGACATTGGTGGAAAACATCAAGAGCCGCTCGGTACTCGGCGCCTTGAAGACCACGATCAGGGATCCCGCCGTGCTGGGGCACTTAAGAATGCCCATTGCGGTGCGGCTGAGGAGGCTGCGGGACGCCATGTTTGCGCCCGCGGCGAATACAGGGGTGAAAAGACAGATTTCGTGA
- a CDS encoding glycosyltransferase family 2 protein — MEGLGHSGIRTLIVIPCLNEAKTIEGLLVKFTGAMQGRLFRIVVADGGSTDGTRDIVTAFAAKDDRVTLLANPKRIQSAGINLAVATFGQEFDYMIRIDAHGDYPDDYCQRLIEDAERTGADSVVVAMDTVGHGLFQKATAIAQNSKLGNGGSKHREGAKGHWIDHGHHALMRIAAFDAVGGYDESFSHNEDAELDFRLRKSGFRIWMTDKTRMTYYPRASVMPLFRQYLAYGRGRAKNLLKHRSIPKIRQMIPLAVLPVFILALLSLVHWVALIPLGLWIAACVGYGLWMAIGQKNPYGPLAAFSAMVMHLAWSTGFWLELLKFRGRKAVS, encoded by the coding sequence ATGGAAGGTCTTGGTCATTCCGGCATCAGAACGCTGATCGTCATACCCTGCCTCAATGAGGCGAAGACGATCGAGGGACTGCTTGTCAAATTCACCGGCGCGATGCAGGGGCGTCTTTTCCGCATCGTGGTTGCCGATGGCGGCAGCACGGACGGAACCCGCGATATCGTGACCGCCTTCGCGGCGAAGGATGATCGCGTCACGCTTCTCGCCAATCCCAAGCGCATCCAGAGCGCCGGCATCAACCTTGCCGTTGCCACGTTCGGCCAAGAATTCGACTATATGATCCGCATCGACGCTCATGGCGATTATCCGGATGATTATTGCCAACGGCTGATCGAGGATGCGGAACGCACCGGCGCGGATTCCGTCGTCGTCGCCATGGATACGGTCGGCCACGGCCTGTTTCAGAAGGCGACGGCCATCGCCCAGAATTCCAAGCTCGGCAATGGCGGCTCCAAGCACCGCGAAGGTGCCAAAGGCCACTGGATCGACCACGGCCACCACGCGCTGATGCGGATTGCCGCTTTCGATGCCGTGGGCGGTTATGACGAGAGCTTCAGCCACAATGAGGATGCCGAGCTGGACTTCCGCCTGCGCAAATCCGGCTTCCGCATCTGGATGACCGACAAGACCCGCATGACATATTATCCACGCGCGAGTGTCATGCCGCTGTTCCGGCAATACCTCGCCTATGGCCGCGGCCGGGCGAAGAACCTTTTGAAACATCGCTCGATCCCGAAAATCCGCCAGATGATCCCGCTCGCCGTGCTGCCGGTTTTCATCCTCGCGCTGCTGTCGCTTGTGCATTGGGTGGCACTTATTCCGCTCGGCCTCTGGATCGCCGCATGTGTGGGGTATGGCTTGTGGATGGCAATAGGTCAGAAAAACCCATACGGCCCGCTCGCCGCCTTTTCGGCGATGGTGATGCACCTGGCCTGGTCCACCGGCTTCTGGTTGGAACTCCTGAAATTCCGGGGAAGAAAGGCTGTCTCATGA
- a CDS encoding UTP--glucose-1-phosphate uridylyltransferase: MDLNKTVRKAVIPVAGNGTRFLPATKAMPKEMLTIVDRPVVQYAVDEAMQAGIEHIIFVTSRNKTAIEDYFDSAPELINTLTRSGKTVQVLQLEKMLPVAGTVSYTRQQVPLGLGHAVWCARELVGKEPFALLLPDMVSYGARGCIAGLMELYDEVGGNILGVEECLPEEVSSYGVVGVGQKVNHGFSVTEMVEKPEPSKAPSNYYLNGRYILQPEIFDILARQERGAGNEIQLTDGMKRLAEKQGFHAQKYSGRTFDCGSKQGFIAANVAFSLMRADMEAQVLASVKELVANHESRVRAA; this comes from the coding sequence ATGGACCTGAACAAAACTGTCAGAAAAGCCGTCATTCCCGTAGCTGGCAACGGCACACGGTTTTTGCCCGCCACCAAGGCGATGCCGAAGGAAATGCTGACGATCGTCGATCGTCCAGTCGTGCAATATGCCGTTGACGAAGCCATGCAGGCCGGCATCGAACATATTATTTTCGTAACGAGCCGCAACAAGACCGCCATCGAAGACTATTTCGACAGCGCGCCTGAGCTCATCAACACGCTCACCCGCTCCGGTAAGACCGTGCAGGTGCTGCAGCTGGAAAAGATGCTGCCGGTTGCCGGCACCGTCAGCTATACGCGCCAGCAGGTGCCGCTCGGTCTCGGCCACGCCGTCTGGTGTGCGCGTGAACTGGTTGGCAAGGAGCCTTTTGCCCTGCTTCTGCCTGACATGGTGTCTTACGGCGCGCGCGGCTGCATTGCCGGGCTGATGGAGCTTTACGACGAAGTCGGCGGCAATATTCTCGGCGTCGAAGAATGCCTGCCCGAAGAAGTGTCGTCCTATGGCGTCGTCGGCGTCGGCCAGAAGGTCAATCACGGCTTTTCCGTCACCGAAATGGTCGAAAAGCCGGAACCATCCAAGGCGCCTTCGAATTATTACCTGAATGGCCGTTACATCCTGCAGCCGGAAATCTTCGATATTCTCGCCAGACAGGAGCGCGGCGCGGGCAATGAAATCCAGTTGACCGACGGCATGAAGCGGCTTGCTGAAAAGCAGGGTTTCCATGCGCAGAAATACAGCGGGCGCACTTTCGACTGCGGCAGCAAGCAGGGCTTCATCGCCGCCAATGTTGCCTTTTCGCTGATGCGCGCCGACATGGAGGCGCAGGTTCTCGCTTCCGTGAAGGAGCTGGTGGCAA
- a CDS encoding lipopolysaccharide biosynthesis protein has translation MPPAPNVKTITTNVGWSVLSKTGTFGLKFVTVPILARLLSPEEFGVVAVGLTVVQFLTMIAGAGLTSALIVEKEEDMDTIHTVFWANLAISCTMAAVLYIFAEFFGGLLGAVESAYLLRIMAFLIPLQLAGDVAYSLLARRMNFSKDALWSMASESIAAVVAVALALLGFGVWALIIQLFAAALIRLVGLYAVSRYCPRFVMKPRRLVPLLGFSSGLMGSEIANFVTFQSPMVVIARHLGLADAGAYSASNRFASIPNQVVLSAVMGVLFPAFSRMMDDPQRRRDALMFSTQVLTVLLAPMMFGLWAVAEPAMLVIFGQNWAYAWPVLGLLALSKAILTPCSTFIPYLKGAGYGRVLFWSATIRAIVTTVAVWLAAIYGTLIDAMVWLCIVNAVTLVAYSWAVFKASDTPFLRGLYVSSRPMIAALIMAVSVRYLLHMLADRVPSATLQVLVGAAVGGVIYAVLILLTERALLGKIFGMVKSRRMRDAATQG, from the coding sequence ATGCCCCCAGCTCCAAATGTAAAGACCATCACCACCAATGTGGGGTGGAGCGTCCTGTCAAAAACAGGGACATTCGGGCTTAAGTTTGTCACGGTCCCCATTCTTGCAAGACTGCTTTCCCCGGAAGAATTCGGCGTGGTTGCGGTAGGACTTACGGTTGTACAGTTTCTGACCATGATTGCCGGCGCGGGGCTAACCTCTGCGCTGATCGTCGAAAAGGAAGAGGATATGGATACGATCCATACCGTCTTCTGGGCCAATCTGGCGATTTCCTGCACCATGGCCGCCGTTCTCTACATCTTCGCGGAATTTTTCGGCGGTCTGCTGGGCGCGGTGGAGAGCGCTTACCTGCTGCGCATCATGGCCTTCCTCATTCCGCTGCAGCTCGCGGGCGATGTCGCCTATTCGCTCTTGGCCCGACGCATGAACTTCAGCAAGGACGCGCTCTGGAGCATGGCGTCAGAAAGCATTGCGGCGGTGGTCGCCGTGGCTCTGGCGCTTCTCGGCTTCGGGGTCTGGGCGCTCATCATCCAGCTTTTTGCGGCGGCCCTCATCCGGCTTGTCGGGCTTTATGCCGTTTCGCGCTATTGCCCGCGCTTCGTCATGAAACCGCGCCGTCTGGTGCCGCTTCTCGGCTTCAGCTCCGGGCTGATGGGCTCGGAAATCGCCAATTTCGTCACCTTCCAGTCACCGATGGTGGTCATCGCCCGGCATCTTGGCCTTGCCGATGCCGGCGCCTATTCCGCCTCCAACCGCTTTGCCAGCATTCCCAACCAGGTGGTGCTCTCGGCGGTCATGGGCGTGTTGTTTCCCGCCTTCAGCCGCATGATGGACGATCCGCAACGTCGTCGCGATGCGTTGATGTTCAGCACGCAGGTGCTGACCGTGCTGCTGGCGCCGATGATGTTCGGCCTCTGGGCCGTGGCCGAACCGGCCATGCTGGTCATCTTCGGGCAGAACTGGGCCTATGCCTGGCCGGTTCTCGGGCTTCTGGCTCTGTCGAAAGCCATTCTGACGCCGTGCAGCACCTTCATCCCCTATTTGAAGGGCGCGGGGTACGGCCGTGTGCTGTTCTGGTCGGCGACGATCCGCGCCATCGTCACTACCGTCGCGGTCTGGCTCGCCGCGATTTATGGTACGTTGATCGATGCCATGGTGTGGCTCTGCATCGTCAATGCGGTAACGCTGGTCGCCTATTCCTGGGCGGTGTTCAAGGCGAGCGACACGCCGTTTCTCCGCGGCCTTTATGTCAGCAGCAGGCCAATGATCGCAGCGTTGATCATGGCTGTTTCGGTGCGTTATCTGCTTCATATGCTTGCAGACCGTGTGCCAAGCGCCACCCTTCAGGTTCTCGTCGGTGCTGCCGTCGGCGGCGTCATCTATGCGGTGCTGATCCTGTTGACGGAACGCGCGCTGCTGGGGAAAATCTTCGGAATGGTGAAATCGCGGCGCATGCGGGACGCCGCAACCCAAGGTTAG
- a CDS encoding acyltransferase family protein encodes MTVDQNLSSRINLMRILLISGIVFVHVPHDAETSPFLGLYGFFDWLRVFLGDALFRIGVPCLSAISGYLLFRRGMSGFDYPATIRSKSKTVLLPFLLWNGALFAAVLLIQLFDLGVGYFPDLWNASPREIISHGTALEELPVNVPLYFLRDLFVCILLSPVLAFLMRRFALPTLAILLFITAMPDLTIFIVQKKSILFSFSLGIALALHRVNVKALDPYAVPIMALTFAASAMLATGLYFTGPEFTFWLNMSRNLLAVFGALGFWVSSAILIRSRLGQRLAETGSLSFWIFCAHYPLLVIMWMVWNKGGPDFYPAFYISATLSAFVILVISNAQTRKYLPAVYGVLTGSRSGKSKPKADFTSKRGAIIGPPTSETLYSQRQR; translated from the coding sequence GTGACTGTCGATCAGAACCTATCCTCCCGTATCAATTTGATGCGCATATTGTTGATTTCAGGAATCGTGTTCGTCCATGTGCCGCACGATGCCGAAACCAGCCCATTTCTTGGCCTTTATGGCTTCTTCGACTGGCTGCGGGTTTTTCTGGGCGATGCGCTGTTTCGCATCGGCGTGCCCTGTCTCAGCGCCATTTCCGGTTACCTGCTGTTTCGCCGCGGCATGAGTGGTTTCGATTATCCGGCGACGATCCGTTCCAAGTCTAAAACCGTGCTACTGCCCTTCCTTCTGTGGAATGGTGCGCTGTTTGCCGCCGTGTTGCTCATCCAGCTCTTCGATCTGGGCGTGGGGTATTTCCCTGATCTGTGGAATGCCAGCCCGCGTGAAATCATCAGCCACGGTACGGCGCTCGAAGAGCTGCCGGTGAATGTACCGCTGTATTTCCTGCGTGACCTTTTCGTCTGCATCCTGCTGTCGCCGGTGCTCGCCTTTCTGATGCGCCGGTTCGCGCTGCCGACGCTCGCGATCCTGCTCTTCATCACCGCCATGCCGGACCTGACGATCTTCATCGTCCAGAAGAAATCCATCCTTTTCAGTTTTTCGCTCGGCATTGCGCTTGCGCTGCACCGTGTCAATGTCAAGGCTCTCGATCCCTATGCCGTGCCGATCATGGCGCTGACCTTTGCGGCTTCGGCCATGCTGGCCACCGGCCTTTATTTCACCGGCCCGGAATTCACCTTCTGGCTCAACATGTCACGCAATCTTTTGGCCGTCTTCGGCGCGCTCGGCTTCTGGGTTTCCTCCGCTATCCTGATCCGCAGCCGGCTTGGCCAGCGGCTTGCCGAAACCGGCAGCCTGAGCTTCTGGATTTTCTGCGCCCATTACCCCCTGCTCGTCATCATGTGGATGGTGTGGAACAAGGGCGGACCGGATTTCTACCCCGCTTTTTATATCAGCGCGACGCTTTCAGCCTTCGTCATTCTGGTGATTAGCAATGCCCAGACCCGCAAATACCTGCCGGCCGTCTATGGCGTACTGACTGGAAGCCGCAGCGGCAAATCAAAACCGAAAGCCGATTTTACGTCAAAACGGGGCGCCATCATCGGCCCGCCCACATCCGAAACACTTTATTCGCAACGACAGAGGTGA
- a CDS encoding glycosyltransferase, whose translation MTDNTVTRPHDSKTVDIGICTYRRPALVATLLSLFELEVPEGVTVRLIVADNDEEPSAKASVDRLRENAPFEITYVHCPKSNISIARNACLSECRADYLAFIDDDETAPPHWLAALLEKADETGAETVLGPVTAVYRDNAPGWMKRGDFHSTVPVWVNGEIITGYTCNTLLKMDAPSVKGRRFALALGQSGGEDTHFFSHLHTAGGRIVFAEDAVLSEPVPENRASFMWLAKRRFRSGQTHGRVLAEKKPGARRVVQVLKAGSKVLYCGVFAALSGFNAVRRNRYALRAALHMGSMSGAFGVREIRQYGAVEAT comes from the coding sequence ATGACCGACAACACCGTCACCCGCCCGCATGATTCGAAAACCGTCGATATCGGCATCTGCACCTACAGACGCCCGGCGCTCGTCGCCACACTTCTGTCACTCTTCGAGCTGGAGGTGCCGGAAGGCGTGACGGTTCGGCTGATTGTCGCCGATAATGACGAGGAGCCGAGCGCCAAGGCGAGTGTCGACCGCCTGCGCGAAAATGCGCCCTTCGAGATCACCTATGTGCATTGCCCGAAATCAAATATTTCGATTGCCCGCAACGCCTGCCTGTCGGAATGCCGGGCGGATTATCTCGCCTTCATCGATGATGACGAGACCGCCCCGCCGCATTGGCTCGCCGCCCTTCTGGAAAAGGCCGATGAAACCGGCGCGGAAACCGTTCTCGGCCCCGTAACGGCGGTTTACCGGGACAATGCGCCGGGCTGGATGAAACGCGGCGACTTTCACTCGACAGTCCCCGTCTGGGTCAATGGCGAGATCATCACCGGCTATACCTGCAATACGCTGCTCAAGATGGATGCGCCCTCGGTGAAGGGCCGGCGCTTCGCGCTGGCGCTCGGCCAAAGCGGCGGCGAGGATACTCATTTCTTCTCACATCTTCACACCGCGGGCGGGCGTATCGTTTTTGCGGAAGACGCCGTCTTGTCGGAGCCGGTTCCGGAAAATCGCGCAAGCTTCATGTGGCTTGCCAAGCGCCGCTTCCGCTCCGGCCAGACCCATGGCCGTGTGCTGGCCGAAAAGAAGCCCGGCGCACGCCGCGTGGTGCAGGTGCTGAAGGCTGGCTCGAAAGTGCTGTATTGCGGCGTATTTGCAGCCTTGAGCGGCTTCAACGCCGTGCGCCGTAACCGCTATGCACTGCGTGCCGCATTGCATATGGGTTCGATGAGCGGCGCCTTCGGCGTGCGTGAAATCCGCCAGTACGGCGCGGTGGAGGCGACCTGA